Proteins found in one Triticum urartu cultivar G1812 chromosome 4, Tu2.1, whole genome shotgun sequence genomic segment:
- the LOC125552867 gene encoding transport inhibitor response 1-like protein — translation MSEEDEDQAAGAPPKRPRAASPPPPPPPDQVLDNVLETVLQFLRAPGDRGAASLVCRSWHRAESATRASVAVRNILAASPARAARRFPNAHHILLKGRPRFADFNLLPPGWAASAFRPWAAALAAAAFPALRSLSLKRITVTDDDLDLLARSLPPSFRELSLLLCDGFSSRGLASLASHCRGLRVLDVVDCELNEEEDDEVSDWVAAFPRGHTDLESLSFECFTPQVPFAALEALVARSPRLRRLRVNQHVSLGQLRRLMALTPRLTHLGTGSFRPGDGAEDEGLDFGQMLTAFASAGRANSLVSLSGFRDLAPEYLPTIATVAANLTSMDLSYAPVNPDQVLLFIGQCRSLETLWVLDSVRDEGLQAVAMYCKKLQVLRVLPLDAHEDADELVSEVGLTAISEGCRDLRSILYFCQRMTNAAVITMSQNCPEMKVFRLCIMGRHRPDHVTGEPMDEGFGAIVRNCSKLTRLSTSGHLTDRAFEYIGNYGSSLRTLSVAFAGDSDLALQHILQGCSKLEKLEIRDCPFGDAGLLSGMHHFYNMRFVWMSGCSLTLQGCEEVARQLPRMVVELINSQPEIEKTDGVDILYMYRSLEGPREDVPPFVKIL, via the exons ATGTCCGAGGAGGACGAGGACCAGGCGGCGGGGGCGCCGCCCAAGCGGCCGCGCGCGgcgtcgccgcctccgccgccgccgcccgaccagGTGCTTGACAACGTGCTGGAGACGGTGCTCCAGTTCCTACGGGCCCCGGGCGACCGGGGCGCGGCCTCCCTCGTCTGCCGCTCCTGGCACCGCGCCGAGTCCGCCACCCGCGCCTCCGTCGCCGTCCGCAACATCCTCGCCGCCTCCCCGGCGCGCGCCGCGCGGCGCTTCCCCAACGCGCACCACATCCTCCTCAAGGGCCGCCCCCGCTTCGCCGACTTCAACCTGCTGCCCCCCGGCTGGGCCGCCTCCGCCTTCCGCCCCTgggccgccgccctcgccgccgccgccttccccgcgcTCCGCTCCCTCTCGCTCAAGCGCATCACCGTCACCGACGACGACCTCGACCTCCTCGCCCGCTCCCTCCCGCCCTCCTTCCGCGAGCTCTCCCTCCTCCTCTGCGACGGCTTCTCCTCCCGCGGCCTCGCCTCCCTCGCCTCCCATTGCAG AGGGCTGCGTGTGCTCGACGTGGTGGACTGCGAGCTcaacgaggaggaggacgacgaggtGTCGGACTGGGTGGCGGCGTTTCCGCGCGGCCACACCGACCTGGAGTCTCTCTCCTTCGAGTGCTTCACCCCGCAGGTACCCTTCGCCGCCCTCGAGGCTCTCGTGGCGCGCTcgccgcgcctccgccgcctgcgCGTCAACCAGCACGTCTCGCTCGGCCAGCTGCGCCGGCTCATGGCGCTCACGCCTCGCCTCACGCACCTCGGCACGGGCTCGTTCCGGCCGGGGGACGGCGCCGAGGACGAGGGGCTCGACTTTGGTCAGATGTTGACCGCCTTCGCGTCGGCCGGCCGGGCTAACTCGCTGGTGTCGCTGTCCGGCTTCCGTGATCTCGCGCCGGAGTACCTGCCGACCATTGCCACGGTCGCCGCCAACTTAACCAGCATGGACCTGAGCTACGCCCCTGTCAACCCCGACCAAGTCCTGCTCTTCATCGGGCAATGCCGCAGCCTCGAGACGCTATGG GTGCTCGACTCAGTGCGCGACGAGGGGCTCCAAGCCGTGGCCATGTACTGCAAGAAGCTCCAGGTTCTCCGTGTGCTCCCATTGGACGCGCACGAGGACGCCGACGAGCTGGTGTCGGAGGTCGGGCTCACCGCCATCTCGGAGGGCTGCCGTGACCTTCGCTCCATCCTCTACTTCTGCCAGAGGATGACCAACGCCGCCGTCATCACCATGTCGCAGAACTGCCCCGAGATGAAGGTGTTCCGGCTATGCATAATGGGGAGGCACCGGCCCGACCACGTGACGGGGGAGCCGATGGACGAGGGGTTCGGCGCCATTGTCCGCAACTGCAGCAAGCTCACCAGGCTCTCCACGTCCGGGCACCTGACGGACCGAGCATTCGAGTACATCGGCAACTACGGCAGCTCCCTGCGGACGCTCTCCGTGGCGTTCGCCGGGGACAGCGATCTGGCGCTGCAGCACATCCTCCAGGGCTGCTCCAAGCTGGAGAAGCTGGAGATAAGGGACTGCCCGTTCGGCGACGCCGGCCTGCTCTCCGGTATGCACCATTTCTACAACATGCGGTTCGTCTGGATGTCGGGCTGCAGCCTGACGCTGCAAGGCTGCGAGGAGGTGGCCCGGCAGCTCCCACGGATGGTGGTGGAGCTGATAAACAGCCAGCCTGAGATCGAGAAGACAGACGGCGTCGACATCCTATACATGTATCGGTCGCTGGAGGGGCCAAGGGAGGATGTTCCACCATTTGTGAAGATCCTGTGA